From one Thalassospira sp. ER-Se-21-Dark genomic stretch:
- a CDS encoding 3-keto-5-aminohexanoate cleavage protein: protein MIAKNSEAIMPLSMNKEVFITAAVTGSGGTQDKSPHVPRSPEQIANSTIDAAKAGAAVVHCHVRDPETGAPSRDLKYYRELTERVRAADVDVVLNLTAGMGGDIVFGSTEAPLPVNEAATDMIGASERMAHIADCLPEICTLDCGTMNFAEADYVMTNTPGMLRAMGQMMTDLGVKPEIEAFDTGHLWFAKQLVSEGILESPALVQLCMGIPWGAPNDLNTFMAMVNNVPSNWNWSAFSIGRDQMPYVAASVLAGGNVRVGLEDNIYLSKGVLATNAQLVERAVGIIEGMGATVIGPDAVRKKLGLTKREPR from the coding sequence ATGATTGCAAAAAACAGTGAGGCCATCATGCCGCTTTCGATGAACAAGGAAGTCTTCATTACCGCCGCCGTAACCGGTTCGGGCGGAACCCAAGACAAATCCCCGCACGTGCCAAGATCGCCTGAACAGATCGCCAATAGTACGATTGACGCGGCCAAGGCCGGGGCGGCCGTGGTGCATTGCCATGTGCGTGATCCCGAAACCGGGGCACCGTCACGTGATTTGAAATATTATCGCGAGCTGACCGAACGGGTGCGGGCAGCCGATGTCGATGTTGTCCTGAACCTGACCGCCGGCATGGGCGGCGATATCGTCTTTGGCTCTACCGAGGCACCGCTTCCGGTCAATGAAGCTGCAACCGACATGATCGGGGCGTCCGAGCGCATGGCGCATATCGCCGATTGCCTGCCCGAGATTTGCACCCTTGATTGCGGCACCATGAACTTCGCCGAGGCCGATTATGTCATGACCAACACGCCGGGCATGCTGCGTGCGATGGGGCAGATGATGACCGACCTTGGCGTTAAACCCGAGATCGAGGCATTTGATACCGGCCATCTGTGGTTTGCCAAGCAACTGGTGTCCGAAGGCATTCTTGAAAGCCCGGCGCTGGTGCAGCTTTGCATGGGTATTCCTTGGGGCGCGCCAAATGATCTTAATACCTTTATGGCGATGGTGAATAACGTGCCGTCTAATTGGAATTGGTCGGCCTTTTCCATCGGTCGCGATCAGATGCCCTATGTTGCCGCATCGGTTCTGGCCGGGGGCAATGTGCGGGTAGGTCTGGAAGACAATATCTATTTGTCCAAAGGGGTGCTTGCCACCAACGCCCAGCTGGTTGAGCGCGCGGTTGGCATTATCGAAGGCATGGGTGCCACCGTGATTGGCCCGGATGCTGTTCGCAAGAAGCTTGGCCTGACCAAGCGGGAGCCACGCTAA
- a CDS encoding GlxA family transcriptional regulator, giving the protein MPILILHIPSFTFLIMPSTHHRFVFVLFDGFSNLVLASALEPLRAAAGLPGGPEISWDICTIDGSPATSSSDLVITPKAALNAIPDPTHIDYLVVISGYDMRHHLSSRTRARLQNAAQHARTVIGVDTAAWLLASCNMLAGKSATIHWQELDQFREQFPDVTVLTDRFVEDGKMITSGGAATVMEMMLHILARQYGPAVAFDVSNLFVYDVRHQRHGDPSISGRGADRLRGPGADHVRRAVAEMIAHIETPVALKSIATHAGCSLRSLDRAFQDNLQMAPGKYYQMLRLGRARDLARSTDMKLADIALQTGFKSHAALSRAYAQAFGTTLRAMRSKRRPAAAVGT; this is encoded by the coding sequence TTGCCGATATTGATTTTACATATTCCGTCATTTACTTTTCTGATCATGCCAAGCACGCATCACCGATTTGTCTTTGTCCTGTTTGACGGATTTTCCAATCTGGTTCTGGCCAGTGCGCTGGAACCGTTACGCGCGGCCGCAGGTCTGCCGGGCGGGCCGGAGATCAGCTGGGATATCTGCACAATCGACGGATCCCCGGCGACAAGTTCCAGTGATCTTGTCATCACACCAAAGGCAGCCCTCAATGCCATCCCTGACCCGACACATATCGATTATCTTGTGGTGATTTCGGGTTATGACATGCGCCATCATTTATCGTCACGCACCCGGGCACGATTGCAAAATGCTGCGCAACATGCGCGCACGGTGATTGGTGTCGATACCGCCGCCTGGTTGCTGGCGTCGTGCAATATGTTGGCGGGCAAATCGGCAACCATCCATTGGCAGGAACTTGATCAGTTCCGTGAACAGTTCCCCGATGTCACCGTATTGACGGATCGCTTTGTTGAAGATGGTAAAATGATCACATCCGGGGGGGCTGCAACCGTCATGGAAATGATGCTGCACATCCTCGCGCGGCAATATGGGCCAGCGGTTGCCTTTGATGTCAGCAATCTGTTTGTCTATGATGTCCGCCATCAGCGGCACGGCGACCCCAGTATATCTGGACGCGGCGCAGACCGGTTGCGTGGTCCTGGCGCGGATCATGTCCGACGTGCGGTTGCCGAAATGATCGCCCATATCGAAACGCCGGTTGCACTGAAATCCATTGCGACCCACGCCGGGTGTTCGCTGCGCAGTCTGGATCGCGCCTTTCAGGACAATTTGCAGATGGCACCGGGTAAATATTATCAAATGCTGCGTCTTGGCCGGGCCCGTGATCTGGCCCGCTCAACCGACATGAAGCTTGCCGACATCGCCCTTCAGACCGGGTTCAAAAGCCACGCGGCACTCAGCCGGGCCTATGCGCAGGCCTTTGGTACGACATTGCGCGCGATGCGCAGCAAACGTCGACCTGCTGCCGCCGTAGGCACATAA
- a CDS encoding carnitine 3-dehydrogenase, with protein MSTSSNKKAAIIGGGVIGGGWAARFLLNGWDVAVFDPDPQAERKINEVLANARRSLPALYDRSLPDEGKLTFHDDMARAVAGAQWIQESVPEQLALKHKILAQIQAHAPSDCLIGSSTSGFKPSELQQGSIKPEQIVVAHPFNPVYLLPLIEVVPSAATDAATIEGGCDVLRSVGLKPLVVRKEIDAHIADRLLEAVWREGLWLVHDEVATTEEIDDAIRYGFGLRWAQMGLFETYRIAGGEAGMEHFIGQFGPALKWPWTKLMDVPELTPELTARIAQQSDDQSGHMSIRDLERLRDDNLVGMMRALKKSGSGAGGTINDHEASLPEPMPINDLPVTGDRQIPQSWTDYNGHMNEAHYVEVSSQASDRFMEMVGADANYIASGGSYFTVETHVCYLQEISAGDHIRVTTQLIKGEGKKLHLFHRLINDDGAVAATVETLLLHVDLKTRRTSEPGGVVATNLAEMAKRHASLPKPDQLGRAIG; from the coding sequence ATGTCCACGAGCTCAAACAAAAAAGCTGCCATCATTGGCGGTGGTGTCATTGGTGGCGGCTGGGCCGCGCGGTTTTTGCTAAATGGCTGGGATGTGGCGGTTTTCGATCCGGATCCGCAGGCAGAACGCAAGATCAACGAAGTTCTGGCAAACGCACGCAGAAGTTTGCCTGCACTTTATGATCGCTCCCTGCCAGACGAAGGCAAACTGACCTTCCATGACGATATGGCAAGGGCGGTGGCCGGGGCGCAGTGGATTCAGGAAAGCGTGCCGGAGCAACTTGCGCTTAAGCACAAGATCCTTGCCCAAATTCAGGCCCATGCCCCGTCGGACTGCCTGATTGGATCTTCGACGTCGGGCTTCAAGCCAAGCGAGTTGCAGCAAGGTTCAATCAAACCTGAACAGATCGTCGTCGCCCATCCATTCAACCCGGTTTATCTGCTGCCATTGATCGAGGTCGTGCCATCGGCGGCGACCGACGCAGCAACGATTGAAGGTGGCTGTGACGTGTTGCGGTCTGTCGGGCTGAAGCCACTTGTCGTGCGCAAGGAAATTGACGCCCATATTGCCGACCGGTTGCTTGAAGCGGTTTGGCGCGAAGGGCTGTGGCTTGTTCATGACGAGGTCGCCACGACCGAGGAAATTGATGACGCCATCCGGTATGGCTTTGGCCTGCGCTGGGCGCAGATGGGCTTGTTTGAGACCTATCGCATTGCGGGGGGCGAGGCCGGGATGGAACATTTCATCGGGCAGTTCGGACCGGCACTTAAATGGCCTTGGACGAAGCTGATGGATGTGCCGGAACTGACCCCGGAACTGACAGCCCGTATTGCGCAGCAATCAGATGATCAGTCCGGTCATATGAGCATCCGTGACCTTGAACGCCTGCGCGATGATAATCTTGTCGGCATGATGCGCGCGCTCAAGAAATCGGGGAGTGGTGCTGGTGGCACGATCAATGATCACGAAGCGTCGCTTCCCGAACCGATGCCGATCAACGATCTTCCGGTGACCGGTGATCGCCAGATTCCGCAAAGCTGGACGGATTATAACGGGCACATGAACGAAGCCCATTATGTTGAGGTCAGTTCACAGGCAAGCGACCGTTTCATGGAAATGGTCGGGGCGGATGCAAATTATATTGCCAGTGGCGGCAGCTATTTCACGGTTGAAACCCATGTCTGCTATTTGCAGGAAATCAGTGCAGGCGACCATATCCGTGTGACCACCCAACTGATCAAGGGCGAAGGCAAGAAGCTTCATCTGTTCCATCGTCTGATCAATGATGACGGGGCTGTTGCCGCAACCGTCGAAACCCTGTTGCTGCATGTCGACCTTAAAACCCGCCGCACATCCGAGCCTGGTGGCGTGGTGGCAACCAATTTGGCCGAAATGGCAAAACGTCATGCAAGCCTGCCCAAGCCAGATCAGCTTGGTCGTGCAATCGGTTAG
- a CDS encoding GlxA family transcriptional regulator translates to MLKKPEARAQTAPRLTVGFILAKRFTLCAFANFVDVLRLAADEGDRSRPILCKWTVLSDTMDPITSSSGIAVQPKERLGDPRRFNYIVVVGGLMDDAEKLSPAYQKFLHEAAEAGVPLVGVCTGVFMLHEAGLLDGYRCCVSWFHHSEVVEQFEGLDPVTEQIFVVDRDRLTCSGGVSSAHLAAYLVDKHVGRAQANKSLHIMIIDDALQAEKPQPGIPLDLKTQDQIVQRALLIMQQNIDMPISVQEIARRMGNSKRQIERHFRMALDTSPQVAFLNIRLDLAQHLIEKSDKSVAQIAVDCGFCDSSHLSRMFRRRYGCTPQALRRPIPDSLATSAMVEDAPQLDAGA, encoded by the coding sequence ATGCTCAAGAAGCCTGAAGCACGTGCCCAGACTGCGCCGCGTTTAACCGTCGGTTTTATCCTCGCAAAACGCTTTACGTTGTGCGCCTTTGCCAACTTTGTCGATGTCTTGCGCCTTGCGGCAGACGAAGGTGATCGTAGTCGTCCGATCCTGTGTAAATGGACGGTTTTGTCGGACACGATGGACCCGATCACATCAAGTAGCGGCATCGCGGTTCAGCCCAAGGAACGTTTGGGCGATCCACGGCGGTTCAATTATATCGTGGTTGTTGGCGGGCTGATGGATGACGCCGAAAAGCTGAGCCCCGCCTATCAGAAATTCCTGCATGAAGCGGCCGAAGCCGGGGTGCCACTTGTTGGTGTTTGCACTGGGGTCTTTATGCTGCATGAGGCCGGGCTTCTTGACGGGTATCGTTGCTGTGTCAGTTGGTTCCATCATTCCGAAGTGGTCGAGCAGTTCGAAGGGCTTGACCCGGTTACCGAGCAAATCTTTGTGGTCGACCGTGACCGGTTGACCTGTTCGGGCGGGGTTAGCTCCGCGCATCTGGCGGCCTATTTGGTGGATAAGCATGTCGGGCGGGCGCAGGCGAACAAAAGCCTGCATATCATGATCATTGATGATGCGCTTCAGGCGGAAAAGCCCCAGCCGGGCATTCCATTGGATTTGAAAACGCAGGATCAGATCGTGCAGCGCGCACTTTTGATCATGCAGCAAAATATCGATATGCCGATTTCCGTTCAGGAAATTGCGCGGCGCATGGGCAACAGCAAACGCCAGATCGAACGGCATTTCAGAATGGCGCTGGATACATCGCCCCAGGTGGCGTTCCTTAATATCCGGCTTGATCTGGCTCAGCACCTGATCGAGAAAAGCGACAAGTCTGTCGCGCAGATTGCGGTTGATTGCGGTTTTTGTGATTCTTCGCACCTTAGTCGGATGTTCCGCCGTCGTTATGGCTGTACGCCACAGGCCCTGCGCCGCCCGATCCCGGATTCACTGGCCACAAGTGCGATGGTCGAAGACGCACCACAACTTGATGCCGGCGCATAA
- a CDS encoding electron transfer flavoprotein subunit beta/FixA family protein has protein sequence MKVLVPVKRVVDYNVKIRVKADGSGVDLANVKMSMNPFDEIAVEEAIRLKESGQADEIVAVSIGPAQAQETLRTALAMGADRAILVTVDGPVEPLDVAKILKGVVNAEEPGLVILGKQAIDDDANQTGQMLSALLGWSQATFASKLELSADHAKVTREVDGGLQAISVSLPAIVTADLRLNEPRYASLPNIMKAKKKPLDSKTAADFGVTVAPRLRLIRVEEPATRKAGIKVADVAELTDKLKNEAGVI, from the coding sequence ATGAAGGTTCTCGTACCGGTCAAACGGGTCGTTGACTACAACGTGAAAATCCGCGTCAAGGCGGATGGTTCCGGTGTCGACTTGGCCAATGTCAAAATGTCGATGAACCCCTTCGACGAGATCGCGGTTGAAGAAGCCATTCGTCTTAAGGAATCCGGCCAGGCTGACGAAATCGTCGCCGTTTCAATTGGTCCGGCACAGGCACAGGAAACCCTGCGCACCGCCCTTGCCATGGGTGCTGATCGCGCCATCCTGGTCACGGTTGATGGTCCGGTTGAGCCGCTTGACGTCGCGAAAATCCTCAAAGGTGTTGTGAACGCCGAGGAACCCGGCCTTGTCATTCTGGGCAAACAGGCGATTGACGACGATGCCAACCAGACCGGACAGATGCTTTCGGCCCTGCTTGGCTGGTCACAGGCAACTTTCGCCTCCAAGCTGGAACTCTCGGCTGATCACGCCAAGGTAACCCGCGAGGTGGATGGCGGTCTTCAGGCCATCAGTGTCAGCCTGCCGGCAATTGTCACCGCCGACCTTCGCCTGAACGAGCCGCGCTATGCGTCGCTTCCCAATATCATGAAGGCAAAGAAAAAGCCGCTCGATAGCAAAACCGCCGCTGACTTTGGCGTTACCGTTGCCCCGCGTCTGCGCCTTATCCGGGTTGAAGAACCCGCAACGCGCAAGGCGGGCATCAAGGTTGCCGATGTTGCCGAACTCACCGACAAACTCAAGAATGAAGCTGGCGTCATCTGA
- a CDS encoding hybrid-cluster NAD(P)-dependent oxidoreductase, whose protein sequence is MTDKNTTDSNKGDQAPVEEILTEVTRVPLWDPENDDVLVCRQVRQETHDVKTFVFSAREPRAFRFYPGQFMTFELPVDGMITRCYTISASAARPYRLEITVKRVPGGPGSNWLHDNMLPGKEINVSGPGGEFTADATGEEKLLFISAGSGITPMMSMTRTACDLSEPTDLHFVHAARTPSDLIFRDELALLAAQNPTLKVALTCDSASASHQWTGYTGRLSLPMLSLMSPDFKDRKVFCCGPARFMEGVRHMLEEAGFDMGKYYEESFDFGAETAGTFEEHASVAPEISEQTFRVSFSKTGHVVECSPGMTILSAAKEAGLMPMSSCQRGICGTCKSKLVSGEVDMNHGGGIRQREIDQGKILICCSTPLSDVEVEM, encoded by the coding sequence ATGACCGACAAGAATACCACCGACAGCAACAAGGGCGATCAAGCCCCGGTCGAAGAAATTCTGACCGAAGTTACCCGGGTCCCGCTTTGGGACCCGGAAAATGACGACGTCCTTGTTTGCCGTCAGGTGCGTCAGGAAACGCACGACGTAAAGACCTTTGTCTTTTCCGCACGTGAACCGCGCGCGTTTCGTTTCTACCCCGGTCAGTTCATGACGTTCGAACTGCCTGTTGATGGCATGATTACCCGGTGTTACACGATCTCGGCTTCGGCAGCGCGTCCATACCGTCTTGAAATTACGGTCAAACGGGTTCCGGGTGGCCCGGGGTCGAACTGGCTGCATGACAACATGCTTCCGGGCAAGGAAATCAACGTTTCCGGTCCGGGCGGCGAATTCACCGCTGATGCCACGGGCGAAGAAAAGCTGTTGTTCATTTCGGCTGGCAGCGGCATCACCCCGATGATGTCGATGACACGCACCGCCTGTGACCTGTCCGAACCAACCGACCTTCATTTCGTTCATGCAGCACGTACGCCGTCTGATCTGATTTTCCGTGACGAGCTCGCCCTGCTGGCAGCACAGAACCCGACCCTGAAGGTGGCACTGACCTGCGACAGCGCGTCTGCAAGCCATCAGTGGACCGGTTATACCGGCCGCCTGAGCTTGCCGATGCTGTCGCTGATGTCGCCTGACTTCAAGGATCGCAAGGTATTTTGCTGTGGTCCCGCTCGCTTCATGGAGGGTGTTCGCCACATGCTCGAAGAAGCAGGCTTCGACATGGGCAAGTACTATGAAGAAAGCTTTGATTTTGGCGCTGAAACCGCGGGCACATTCGAAGAACACGCCTCTGTCGCACCGGAGATCAGCGAACAAACCTTCCGCGTCAGCTTCAGCAAGACCGGCCACGTGGTTGAATGCAGCCCGGGCATGACCATTCTGTCGGCCGCCAAGGAAGCCGGCCTGATGCCGATGTCATCCTGTCAGCGTGGCATTTGCGGCACTTGCAAATCCAAACTGGTGTCCGGTGAAGTCGACATGAACCATGGTGGCGGCATCCGTCAGCGCGAAATTGATCAGGGCAAGATACTGATTTGCTGCTCGACCCCGCTTTCCGATGTCGAGGTCGAGATGTGA
- a CDS encoding aromatic ring-hydroxylating dioxygenase subunit alpha, translating into MHSSDIQKLVARRQTFKSLEAPFYSDQDILDLDMEVIFGQHWIFVGVEPELPEPGDCITVEIGGASILILRGDDMGIRAFHNVCRHRGAKLIDERQTTIGNIVCRYHGWTYNEDGDLILAEHMGSGFDKSCHGLKSVHVRSIAGLIFICLAKDAPTDIEEMAKVMEPYLAPHDLANCKVAHVSELIEEGNWKLTMENNRECYHCEGNHPQLTVPLSEFGFGFSPDELDQRRSEDVAKYTQTIANDHARWEACGLPSAEQDQLSSVTGFRTMRLPLMREGESHTLDTKSASKKLLGNFTDAKLGGLSFWTHPNSWHHFMADHVVTFSVLPLAPNKTLVRTTWLVHKDAHENEDYTLDNLTHVWNMTNQQDADLVRLAQIGSEQPAYEPGPYSKFTEPHVEAFCDWYIKRLEDHFATTKAGIAAE; encoded by the coding sequence ATGCATTCTTCTGACATTCAAAAACTCGTCGCCCGCCGCCAGACATTCAAAAGCCTTGAAGCGCCGTTCTACAGCGATCAGGACATTCTGGATCTGGATATGGAAGTGATCTTTGGCCAGCACTGGATCTTTGTTGGCGTAGAGCCGGAACTGCCGGAGCCGGGCGATTGCATCACGGTCGAGATCGGCGGGGCGTCGATCCTGATCCTGCGTGGCGACGATATGGGCATTCGTGCCTTCCATAACGTTTGCCGTCACCGTGGTGCGAAACTGATCGACGAACGCCAGACCACGATTGGCAATATCGTCTGCCGTTATCATGGCTGGACCTACAACGAGGATGGCGATCTTATCCTTGCTGAACACATGGGATCAGGCTTTGACAAATCCTGTCATGGTCTCAAATCGGTTCATGTGCGTTCCATTGCGGGCCTGATCTTTATCTGTCTTGCCAAGGATGCGCCGACCGATATCGAAGAAATGGCCAAGGTCATGGAACCCTATCTTGCACCGCATGACCTTGCGAATTGCAAGGTGGCCCACGTTTCCGAACTGATCGAGGAAGGAAACTGGAAGCTGACCATGGAAAACAACCGCGAGTGCTATCACTGCGAAGGCAACCATCCGCAGTTGACCGTGCCGCTGTCAGAATTCGGTTTCGGTTTCTCGCCTGATGAACTTGATCAGCGCCGCTCCGAAGACGTTGCGAAATACACCCAGACCATCGCCAATGACCATGCGCGCTGGGAAGCCTGCGGTCTGCCGTCTGCCGAACAGGATCAATTGTCGAGCGTGACCGGTTTCCGCACCATGCGGCTGCCGCTGATGCGCGAAGGCGAATCACACACCCTTGATACAAAATCGGCATCCAAAAAACTGCTTGGCAATTTCACCGATGCCAAACTTGGCGGGCTCAGCTTCTGGACCCACCCGAACTCCTGGCACCACTTCATGGCTGATCATGTCGTGACCTTCTCTGTCCTGCCGCTGGCACCGAACAAAACGCTGGTTCGGACCACCTGGCTGGTTCACAAGGACGCACATGAGAACGAGGATTACACGCTTGATAACCTCACCCATGTGTGGAACATGACCAATCAGCAGGATGCAGACCTTGTGCGCCTTGCCCAGATTGGCAGCGAACAGCCTGCATACGAACCGGGCCCCTATTCCAAGTTTACCGAACCGCATGTCGAAGCATTCTGTGACTGGTATATCAAGCGTCTGGAAGATCACTTCGCAACGACCAAAGCCGGGATTGCCGCAGAATGA
- a CDS encoding L-lactate dehydrogenase translates to MKVGIVGAGMVGSSAGYALAVMGLASSVVLVDQNHDLAVAQAEDIAHAVPFLSSTIVEAADYVGLAGASVIILAAGVSQKPGESRLALLERNAAVFKDVVGNVLAVAPDAILLIASNPVDIMTQITQRISGLPANRVIGSGTILDTARFRSLLGRHLGISPQSVHAYVLGEHGDSEVLAWSNAKVGSLSLADIAAQVGSPITEHVCATIDDGVRNAAYKIIKGKGATYYGIGAGLARIIKAIAQDQHDVLTVSCVTPEIVGVKDVALSIPRVVGGQGIETDLMPELVSAERDGLEKSARLLKGSIESIRL, encoded by the coding sequence ATGAAAGTCGGCATTGTCGGGGCCGGAATGGTTGGTAGTTCGGCGGGCTATGCGCTTGCCGTCATGGGACTCGCAAGTTCGGTGGTTCTGGTCGATCAGAACCACGATCTGGCCGTCGCCCAAGCCGAAGACATTGCGCACGCAGTGCCGTTCCTATCCTCGACAATTGTCGAGGCGGCCGACTATGTCGGTCTTGCCGGGGCATCGGTGATTATTCTTGCCGCCGGGGTCAGTCAGAAACCCGGTGAAAGCAGGCTGGCTTTGCTGGAAAGAAACGCCGCCGTTTTCAAGGACGTGGTCGGCAATGTTCTTGCGGTGGCGCCTGACGCAATTCTCCTGATTGCGTCGAACCCGGTCGATATCATGACGCAGATCACCCAACGGATTTCCGGGCTACCTGCCAACCGCGTGATCGGTTCGGGGACGATCCTTGATACGGCCCGTTTCCGCAGTCTTTTGGGACGTCATCTAGGTATTTCGCCGCAGTCGGTTCATGCCTATGTCCTTGGCGAACATGGCGACAGCGAAGTCTTGGCCTGGTCGAACGCCAAGGTGGGATCGCTTTCACTGGCCGATATTGCCGCCCAGGTCGGTTCCCCGATTACAGAGCATGTGTGTGCCACCATTGATGATGGCGTGCGCAATGCGGCCTATAAAATCATCAAGGGCAAAGGGGCGACCTATTACGGGATCGGGGCCGGGTTGGCGCGGATCATCAAGGCGATTGCTCAGGATCAGCATGACGTTCTGACCGTATCGTGCGTGACCCCCGAAATCGTCGGGGTCAAGGATGTTGCCCTGTCCATTCCCCGCGTGGTCGGGGGGCAAGGCATTGAGACCGATCTGATGCCTGAACTTGTCAGTGCAGAGCGTGACGGCCTTGAAAAAAGTGCGCGGCTTTTGAAGGGCAGTATTGAGTCAATCCGGCTGTAA